The segment TCCGCGATGCGGTGCGTTCTCTTATGGCTGAATCGGAGCTTGCAAAACTTGAAGCTGGCAACGTAGCCGCAGTGATAATGACGACCTGTGAATATGCTAGGAAGGATGTGGATTTGAAGATAACCGAGTTGAGGCATGAGTTTGACGATGTTGTTATAGAAAACGTTCACCGGCATATTGAGGACAAGTTTTGCATCGAGATTTTCATTTCTCAAGGGAACAATGATAGGATACTGAACCTTGTCAATAGGCTGCGGGGAATGCATGGGATTCTGCAGGTCAAAGCT is part of the Candidatus Bathyarchaeota archaeon genome and harbors:
- a CDS encoding CopG family ribbon-helix-helix protein — translated: MTVVSITLPSELLGKFDEFMGNRGYYSRSEAFRDAVRSLMAESELAKLEAGNVAAVIMTTCEYARKDVDLKITELRHEFDDVVIENVHRHIEDKFCIEIFISQGNNDRILNLVNRLRGMHGILQVKAMFMPL